One Oncorhynchus keta strain PuntledgeMale-10-30-2019 chromosome 23, Oket_V2, whole genome shotgun sequence DNA segment encodes these proteins:
- the gtpbp4 gene encoding nucleolar GTP-binding protein 1 codes for MALYNFKKIMVVPTSKEFIDITLSKTQRKTPTVVHKHYQIHRIRHFYMRKVKFTQQNYHDRLSQILTDFPKLDDIHPFYADLMNVLYDKDHYKLALGQINIAKNLIDNVSKDYVRLMKYGDSLYRCKQLKRAALGRMCTIMKRQKQSLEYLEQVRQHLSRLPTIDPNTRTLLLCGYPNVGKSSFINKVTRADVEVQPYAFTTKSLFVGHMDYKYLRWQVVDTPGILDHPLEERNTIEMQAITALAHLRSAVLYVMDVSEQCGQTLEQQLELFNNIRPLFANKPLLIVANKCDVKKISELTEEDQKIFADLTAEGISVIETSTLTEEGVMTVKTEACDKLLAHRVDGKMKGKKVHDVLNRLHLAVPAKRDEKARPPFIPEGARIGRKTMEVDAPKRKTERDLEVEMGDDYILDLQKYWDLMNQDEKYDVIPEIWEGHNIADYIDPDIMKNLEDLEKEEELKVKAGEYETDEESEDEEMQEIRQLAKQIREKRKLKIVCSKDKDVHGPRLPRTVKKVERKTLEKEMGDLGLDMTGKDDSHYAVNARRSRSVGVAKKRKREASVVPTSRTRSQSASRPPRDQSGVRDPKMAKQAKKLMKNQQKDMNRQGKKGEADRHVFDLKPKHLFSGKRKSGTNDHR; via the exons ATGGCACTTTATAATTTTAAGAAGATTATGGTGGTTCCCACCTCAAAG GAATTCATTGACATCACTTTATCGAAAACCCAAAGGAAGACTCCGACAGTAGTACACAAGCATTATCAAATTCACCGCATCAGGCATTTCTACATGCGCAAGGTGAAATTCACCCAACAGAACTATCATGATCGGCTCTCCCAGATTTTGACAGACTTTCCCAAATTGGAC GATATCCATCCTTTCTATGCAGATTTGATGAATGTCTTGTATGACAAAGACCATTACAAGTTGGCTTTGGGACAGATCAACATCGCAAAGAATTTGATTGACAA TGTTTCCAAAGACTATGTTCGACTGATGAAGTACGGTGATTCCCTGTACCGCTGTAAACAATTGAAGCGCGCTGCTCTGGGTCGGATGTGCACCATCATGAAGCGACAGAAGCAAAGCTTGGAATACCTGGAACAAG TGCGCCAGCATCTTTCCCGTTTACCAACGATTGATCCCAACACTCGAACTCTACTGCTTTGTGGATATCCTAATGTGGGCAAGTCTAGTTTCATCAACAAG GTCACCAGAGCTGATGTTGAAGTCCAGCCCTACGCCTTCACCACCAAGTCCTTGTTCGTCGGCCACATGGATTACAAATACCTTCGTTGGCAG GTGGTTGACACCCCAGGGATCTTGGACCACCCTTTGGAGGAGAGGAACACCATTGAGATGCAGGCTATCACAGCCCTGGCCCATCTGCGTTCTGCCGTGCTCTACGTGATGGACGTCTCCGAGCAGTGTGGCCAAACCCTGGAGCAGCAGCTCGAGCTCTTCAACAACATCCGGCCCCTCTTTGCCAACAAG CCTTTGCTCATTGTGGCAAACAAGTGTGATGTCAAGAAGATCAGTGAACTCACTGAAGAAGACCAG AAAATCTTTGCTGACCTTACTGCAGAGGGCATCTCTGTCATTGAAACCAGCACTTTGACTGAAGAGGGAGTGATGACTGTGAAAACAGAA GCATGTGACAAACTTCTGGCCCATCGTGTCGACGGCAAAATGAAGGGCAAGAAGGTGCATGATGTGCTCAACAGATTGCATTTAGCAGTGCCTGCAAAGAGGGACGAGAAG GCGAGACCACCGTTCATTCCGGAGGGAGCCAGGATTGGCAGGAAAACAATGGAGGTGGATGCACCCAAACGCAAAACG gagagagacctggaggtggagatgggagatgaTTATATCCTGGACCTACAGA AATATTGGGATCTGATGAATCAAGATGAGAAATATGATGTGATTCCTGAAATATGGGAGGGTCACAACATTGCAGATTATATCGACCCTGATATCATGAAG AACCTGGAGGAtctggagaaggaggaggagctgaAGGTGAAGGCAGGGGAGTACGAGACTGATGAGGAGAGCGAGGACGAGGAGATGCAGGAGATCCGTCAGCTGGCCAAACagatcagagagaagaggaagcTGAAGATCGTTTGCTCCAAAGACAAGGATGTGCACGGCCCCAGACTACCCAGAACTGTCAAGAAG GTTGAAAGAAAAACCCTAGAGAAGGAAATGGGAGACCTCGGTCTGGACATGACTGGCAAAGATGAC AGCCACTATGCAGTGAATGCCCGTAGATCCCGGAGCGTTGGCGTTGCCAAGAAGCGTAAGCGTGAGGCGTCTGTCGTTCCCACCTCTCGAACCCGCAGTCAGAGTGCCTCTCGTCCTCCACGCGACCAATCTGGTGTTCGCGATCCTAAG ATGGCGAAACAGGCCAAGAAGTTGATGAAGAACCAACAGAAGGACATGAACCGCcaggggaagaagggagaggcagacagacatgtATTTGACCTCAAGCCAAAACATCTTTTCTCTGGCAAGAGGAAGTCCGGAACCAACGATCACAGATAA